DNA sequence from the Falco peregrinus isolate bFalPer1 chromosome 1, bFalPer1.pri, whole genome shotgun sequence genome:
TTGCTATCCTAGCCCAGACTGGGCTGTGAAGAAGGTGCTTATCTTAGATAACCTATCTGACTGACCAAAGGACTCCTAATGAACTCAGTGAGCCCTCAAATCACATCTAGAAtctctgatttttgtttggCATAACAATCTGACTGAATGTAGTCATTTAAAGGGAGCACAGGGTATTAGGAAACAATACAGGGTTTAATATACTTCTGTATTCCAGGTGCTTTAAATTGACGTAGTTCCCCTTCAGTTTTGTAGTTTACCTATAAACTCATCCAGTCTGTTATTTTTTGTCACGTACTGCTCAGAGACTTGTTCCTTGTCCTTTCACACATGATGCTTCTACTTCcagtattttattcttctgttccCTTTCCTCAGGTTTCAATCGATCTAACAGTTGTTGACATCTCCCCTTCATTACCATATATTTTAGATGTATGTAGAGCATAGACTTAGACTGTCTAATGGAGACATGTCTACATTACCAGACATGTCTAATGTAAACTTGTCTATGTAGAACATAGActagaaaaatcttttttttaaatgctgactATAGTTTGAAGCTTTTCTGATGTATTCTTCTGAGGAATCCTTCCTTCAGCCAACTCCAGAACGCGTATAGAGCTAGGACCTCTTGATCTTTTCTAGCACTTCTCAAACATACAATAACATGCAGACACATGTGAAAAGGCTGTCATACAAAAAGGCTGTACCTAGaaaatacagtacttttttACATGCCTCCTGTGACTAAAgcttaattaattttgtattttgtacaATTAGATTGGTTTAGCTAAAGCTTAATTCATTAGCTATTTTGTGCAGTTAGATTGTTTAGAAGGCTCTTGGCACCTGTTCCTTCTATTATATTATGCTCAAACATAACATGGAGAAGGTGGAAGCCTAGCGTTACCCCCAGATGTTTTATTTGACGCTTGTAGTAAGTGAAAGAGCTATAATATGCACTTGGATTAGGTAGCTTTTGTTACTTGCTTTGCTTAAAACatgggctgctgctgttttctagGTTCATCATTTATCTCCAGTTGCTAGGCTGAAGTTAGCAGTAAGCAGTTCTTCATCCTAAAGGTTATgaacaaagagcagaaaataatgCCGTATCTGGGAATGGGCAGAAAAAATTCTACCATTGTATGGCAACTGGCCATGAAGACAcctttatatacacacaccttTATTGTGGAGTACCAGCTGCACAGCACACTCCTTCAAAATGTGCTGGATGCTGCATTTTAACCACCAACCAGCTTTTATATACACTTGTTACCAGGGTTTCTGCTGGGGCATTCATTCTCAGACTCACTTTTCCTATGTGcttcatattaaatattttgaaaactagAAGTTCTTGTTAGTAGATGAGAAAGATTCCTGCCAAACTTTACCTGCATCAGAACTCCTCTTCTAAATTGTCTCCAATAGGCAGCCCTAACGCCAGCATCTTACAGCAAAATTCTGCAACTGTTGCTTTTAGTTTTAATGTTGTTTGTCTATAATGCCAAACAAACCGACCATATTGTATGTTTATGCAATGCCAAACATATAAACTGTATGTTTTTTCTGCTCTTATTGGGGCATTTCAGTCCAACTGCACATGAGCAGCTGACCTCACCCTCACCACTGCTGCTAAACCGAAATAATCCCCTACCACCTATTACTACCAGCAACGTGGCAGAGCATGTGAGCACTGCAGGATCCCAGAAGCATAAGGTAAGAGGCAcagtaatttaaatttattattgAATAATTGAATAGTATAAAATTGTAACCACTGCTGATCAAATTACCAAACCCAAGAGTTCCCATTTATTTGTTATCTTGTGACAGCAACTGAAATAGATGCACAAAAAAAGCCATATCAGTTTTGACTAACAGCATCACCAAGAGTGGAATACTTTAATTCTAATTAATGGCAGAATTTTTTCTTGCCATAACTAGGTATAGAATATTTGTCTTGGAAAATTAGCTTTAATTTCTAGGCTAATTATTTTGCATGTACTGCTGCAATAGGAAGTCATCGTAACTGTTACTCTTCAATGCAGAAATCTCGAGGGAACTCAAGTCGAGCTCACAGTGTAACAATACAAGAAGATACccaccagcagccacaggaGCGGCTTTTCTTACCTGATCATTTCTCCAGGCCTAACAGAACCAACACGTTCTCGGTAAGGCATAGCAAATTACACCAAAATCATCCTTAGTTACTGAATAGGGTGCTTTGACAGTTAACGTAGTCAAACATTACTTGAGAACCAAATGTCGTAGGTGGTCAGTGCCAGGGAGTTCATCAACTTTGCCACTTGATTAGATACTCTCAGGTTAACAGTAACATCATTGCTTGGCACTTCTGAAACAAGCAGAGCAAGTCACTTGTTCATGGATAGCTCTTCCACTATAGTCCTCACAATCAGCTGCTAACCACACCTATATGCAGCTGGTGGTACTCaacttcttttgaaaaatggaagtttGAAACACTTGCGGAAAAAGCTAAGTATTCGATCTTACCATTCGATCTACCATCTGCACTGGTAGTCTAGCATCTTCTGTGAACGTTTTAGAAGAACTATGGGGTAGGAGAGGATGCTGTAAAGCTTTGCATAGGTGTTAAGAAGTCATTCCTGCAGCTGTATTCAGAAGCATGAGGGCAGGGTAGTCTTTTAACACTTTCTTGCATAAGTTTGCGGTACTACCACTGTGCAGTCTGTTTCAGTATTAAATActtttggtttaatttattGAAACACCTACTCTACTGATATCTTGGTCTGTCTAACAAAGTATTCTTTATCTAAGCCTTAAAACACTAATTTCAATGATAGCTTTTAGATAGCTGCTTGTTTGGTTTCTGTGTACAATTTCGACATCCTTTGACTTAGCTTTCACAAGTGTACAAACTTTCTAAAATCTATTTTGTAACAGAACAATTTCCAGAAATGGTGAGAATGCCTTTAACTGGCCCAGTGATCATTCTAAGTAAGTgttataaaaacatattttctactCCTAAAGTTGGTTTAACCCTCCTTACACTTGTAAAAGCTCTACTTAGACCTTTACAACATCATACAAGTTAGGAAATGTATGTGTTTAAGTAGCTCGTAGCTGTATTATAATCTtgatgtttaaatttttttcacaCAAACATAAATGACTTGAACTGTCTTTTCAGCCAGATCCACAGCACCACTGTTCTTGCACTGTTACTGATCATAGTAATCGGTCTCGGACAAGCAGAGGATCAACAGGTTCAGGTACGCTTATCAGTCACAGAATTCAGTCAGATCAAGCAAGAGGTAATCTTTTGGGACAGGGATGCATTTTCTACATAGGCAATTGCATTGAGGAGGTTTTTCAAAGTTCTGTTTCGTGTTTTACACTTTCCATTAAACAGGTTTTATACTTGCATGTAGAGTATGTAATGGCTGCATGCTTTTTTCATTACCACCTGGTAGTTTAAATCATTTAAGGAAGTTGAATGTAATCAGTCACAATGCTTCTCATGTTAAAAGCAGGAGTTGCCAGTTTAAACAGAAACTAGCAACAGCTACTTCCTGTCcaaggatttttcttctgctcagctatactgctgaaaaaaattgcattacTTCCAAAAGAAACTTACTTGTGCTGTATCTGGAGGGGATTCTACTAGATCTGTGCTAGATTTCAAAATTGCATAATCAGCCCGAAGTGTATTTTAAAGCCAGTACCTGTACCAGTATAATTTACATGCATACTCTGAAATCAGAGTTGCTTGAACTGTTTAACAAGTGCATGAACTTTATGGAGTTACTTGGTATAGCCTAAAATGAACTTCATCTGAAATGACTTGTTTTTAATTGACTGAAGTATCAAGGCATTCTTGTTAATGTCACGCATAACTTTTACCCTCTAggttcccttccttccctgcaaaGTCATCGCCTTAAATTGTTTATGGTTAATACGCTTTGAGAATAGTCTTCATAGAGGCTTCAGAGTAGTTACACAGTCACTATCAGGGTTGTTTTGtagtttctggttttcttttaatagtaGGAAGCTACAACATTAAGCTGCAGGTGTGTACGTAAGTGTTAATGGTAGACCAGTGAACCTTACCTTCAGAGATTTAGGTTTTGACCTTTCGCTGCACACACAAGGGCTTGTCTAGCCAGTGGAAGGGGAGTATGTTCATGGATGATGGTAGAGCAGAAAGTTGACTGTTGTGCCCTGGATCAGCTTTTCTGGATGCCATCTTTATAGTGCTCAGCTGAGTTCACCTTGAGTGCTCCTCGTTACCTTCAATACAAAGTCCAGTTTGGTATCACCTCCACCGGGAAAgggtggcacagagcagggcatTAGATGCACTGGGTTCTTTTCGTCATAGTGTTTTGGGATTCCTTACGGTGTTGTCAGAATTTCCCACACAAAAATACACTAACAAGGTAGGATTGTAGCTGCAAGAGTTAATGGAAGCTGCAAAAGTTAAGGTAGCAAGTACCTGGGTGATGGGTCTTTTAGCTTAACAGCTGAACAGCCTACTACCACTAATGTAAGTGGTACAAGAGGCAACTTGAGTTTAACAAAGGCACTGAAGtaacttgtttttaaacaagagTGGTTcatgctgaaattaaaataaaaatctgcaccccctccccaaaaaaaccaatcaATCAATAATACCTTTAAATGTAAGACGAGTTTCATGACTgctgcattaaaataatttaaatcagcAACTTTGTAGATTTAAATACTTCATGAACCATCAAGAAATACAGTAGTTTCCTGCAACGCAGCAACTATGAAAGCACAAGATTTGCCCCTTTTGGAAGGCCAGTCACTTGTCCAAAATTCTGTAAATTATACATAATGCAGTTGATAGCCACAtagtagaattaaaaaaacaacaacccaccccctcacccccgcattttaattttaagctaAAGGAGATGTATTTGGTGCTTAGTTTTAATACCTTCCAGAAGTCTTAAAGTTGTACATGATCTCTGTTTATTAGGTCTTCAGCTGCATGGCTCTGTGAAAGCCCACAGTCGAAGTGGATCGgtcacaaaaagcaaacaagggTTCTAACGTGCCATGAGgaagtctctctccatctccaGTCATGAACCACCTCTCATTCCCAGCAATGTCAACATTGTTTACAGAGAGTTTTCAAACACCCTTCCTtagaaatagttatttttatataaatctaAGAAGCAGCTGCCAAAGATTAGAAGTGGTATACTTAAACATTCCATTTTCTAACACTAGAAAAAGTTACActccagggaagggcaaataTACTCCAGCAGACAGTAAAACCCAACTCCTAGAAAAATCTAGCAAATGCTCTCAGTCATTGCTGTTTTCCAAGTACTGGCTTGTGACTGGTTTACATTGTTACAAGCAGGTACTGCAGAACCTGATTTTTCCATTAGCTGTACAGAAGATTAATCAGGCCTTCCACATCAGTagtcatttaaattttttaaactgtatttgtatgttttaaagcaatattaTACTATGAAAAGCAAGCACAGCACGTGATACTGCTTCTACAGCTCAAGACTAACTTAGGAATCCTGTAGTAATGGCAGCAGATAGCACAGTTGCGTAAAACTAAGGTAGCAAACCAAAACCGAACTGACAGCTTCAAGGGTAGCACACCACTGGCTCTGCCTGTGTTACATACTTGTACCTCTTCCTCGTGGCTAAAGAAGGTTTAAGAGGCAAAAATGAGACTTCTACTCCAACTCAGTAGTTCCAGACAGCATTCAAAGTACATTGTCTTCCTGGTGAGGTATGTTATGGTCATTTCACAGAGCAGGCCAGAATCCCTTTCTAAAACTGCCTACAATTATACAAGACTTCTGCACTCTGCCGTGGAGCTCCACAACCCACAGATGCCATGTAGCTTTTAATAGACGTTCTGCACTGCGTGACAGACCCACTGGAGGTATTAGCTGTAGTTGCCCTTGTGGCTCCAGATAAGacaaaaacatgaaatacaGGCTTCTCAAAATAAGTGATTAGTTGAAGGTCTTACTCCTAAACAGTAAGTTCCACACTACAAGTGTAAAAACAAGGTAAAGATAACCACTTACCGTATTTTAACAAAGTTAGGTCACTGCACAAAACCAGTTGTTCCTCCATAATCTAATTAAGGAACACTCTTTTTCTACATTtccttattaatattttttccaaattgcaATTCAGAATGGAAAAAACCTGTCAGTATTCTTTATGAAGCAGTTCCCGTACTTCCACAGTCTTTAAGTTATTCAGTCCATCAAATGTCAGTGGtaccagaacagaaaaaataatttttaatcaatATTGAAGTTTTTCAGTCCAGTTGATCTGAGTATACTGtaatcaaaaagaaagcaaagcagaactgtGCAAATATGGCTGAGTTAactttcctttgcatttctagaaggggaaaaaataagctCTGGGCTCAACCTAAGTCTCTTTAAGTTTGCACAGAGATAAATGGATGCTAAAGAGAGGCCTCTATTCACTGAactctttcaaaatactgtttctctTCACAGTTATGACTACTGGAACATTATACACTATGTCATTTAGTTACCTCAAGCTAACCGGAGATAAGCATCCCATCTGTATCAGTGCTATTCCTCAGGGACCAAGTTAGTTTTCTGTAGCTCTAGTGTGTAAGAGTTACAAAAGTAGACAAACTTTGAATAGACTTCTAGTAATATAATGTAGTATTTTATAGCCTAGAGGAGTCAGTGTGTTAAAGTGAAAGCAGCCTCATCATAAGGTAATTTTTGGTTTCTGTATAAACAGTTGACACCAGAGACTTCTCCTGGGCTGTTGATACCTATTTCATATAGTAAAAGTTATGTTCAAGTCAGATGTTATGCAACTTAATGGTAACACTATACTGTCTCCAAATCAGGATTTTTGAAAGCAGCCAAGTAAACAGGAACAGTTCCCACCTACCTCTAGCTTCCCCTAAGAAGCTCTGTTAGTTCCTGAATGCTGTCAGTTGAGACCTTCAACTCAAAAGTAAGCGTTCACCTTGTGGCTCGTAAGCCTTTGAAAAATCAATCACAATATAAGGCCAGCCTCATTCCTTTGAATAGTGAAAACTAGTTCCCTTCAAATTCATGCCCCTGCACACTACATCAAGTGGTTTAGAAACAGGTGAAGCAAAAACCTTCTAAGTATTTGCGTATCTTAAGGAAGTAGTTCACTTCTGAAATAACAAGTGTTGACAAGTACAGTGAAGTAGCTCATCACTACCGTCCCACAGCAGGCTTCACTGTCATGGTATTGAAGTAACACGCAAGATATTCCTAAGCTTCGAAACATCATGGGACATCATGAACCCTAGAAATACACTGAATAGACTCTGTGCTGTGGATTGTTAACTGTTAACCTCACCTCAGCGTGTCAGAGAATTTCTGCATAGTCATGTACATGCTGCAGTCTCATACTCTTCTTAAGGCATCTATCGCAGGCAGGCAAAGACCAAACACAAGTTGGCCCTTTCACCTAATGTAGCGTGACCACCGCCGACACCACAGTTGACCATATAGCCATATTTTCAGCTGCTATAGAAGTATGTAGTAGTTACTTGACTTAAATCAGTCAGAACAGTGCATGtgatgtttgttttcagcagctgcCTAGAAAATGTAGAGACAGTAGTGGAAGCAACATAGCACCAAATTCTgcaaaaactttttatttattaaatctgTCATTTTCCAAAGTACCTTTATAAATCCGCTGGAATATCTGGAAAACATCTGTTGAGCTGAACTGCAAAAcctttaaaaacagcagaaggtTTGTTACAAAAGAAGTGTGTGAATAGCAATAAGATAGTATTTCCAACTCAGAAACCACAGGAATATGGCACTGAAGACTCTCAAAGGTATGGAATTACGCTGTTTTACCCTCAGCTGTACCAATATCCGGTAGGTGTTTGGAAGGCAGGTGCTTCAACAAGTTCAATAAACACACCACCATCCCAAACATCATACTGCTTCCTTACTGTAACAAAACTTTTAGTCAAAGAATCTGTTTGATCTTAACTGAAGAGCACCAAAGTGATTTTAAACATCTTCAGGATGGATTCCGCATCATACCTCCCACTCACAGCAAGTTGATGCACACGCAGTCCAAAACAGTAGCCCAGAAAAAAGCTCAAATTCTCCCAAATCCACGTTCTCATACAAAACGACACCTGATATTTCAGCCTACAcagttctttatttctttctctatttctttcctttcctggctgcagtcttctttcctccttttttagCACTACTCCCATATTTTGCTTCCAGTTGGGCCAGAAAGTCATCCATTTCCTTTTCCCgatctttatttctcttctggggaagggggagaaaaagaaaccaaattcaAAACTTTTACTACTGCCCAAGACAGCTGATTCTATTGAAGATAAGATAGCTACATAAAATCCTGGAATAATTAAACAGGGAATACAAGCTACAGAAGGTATAATACTGTAAAGGAAAAGCCCGCTTGTATGGTCtaggccaggggtcctcaaactttttaaacggggggccggcgcacggatgaagtggcaggcagtcatctgcagctgcttggtttcccccccgCAACCCCTGgcctgggggtgtgtgtgtgttctgtaaataccggggggcggattgaggaccctggggggctgcatcCAGCccgcaggccgtagtttgaggacccctggtctaggCTCTATGCCTAACTTCCTGAAGTATCAAGACAGAGGTAAAGGGTGACTGTAAAAATTCATGACAGAAAGCTAGGAAAAGCCAATCCACTTCTAGTTTAGACCCAAAACTCTACTACAATTGGAGAAATTATTAAGCATGAACATTCTAGGGAGCTCACTGGAtgacaagaaagaagaaacagaaaacgTTCCAGAACACGGAATGTAAACCGtgtgtttctttcctcagtCCCCAAGATGCAAAAGTGAAGTAGCAAGTTCTATTGACTTCTACATCCTCCGGGAAtccctcagaaaaaaatcattaacacTTCCTAACTCCCTAAAACTAGAATTTAAGTATTTTGACTGTGTATGCAATAAGGATATTAAAGTaactttgttaatttttaaaaagatgcagGAAATAAAATCCATACCATGCTCTGACTTAATTAAAGTACATAGCTAGTTAACATTAAGGTCAGGTTTTAACCTCAGGAACTCAGAAGAATTGCAAGGATGCAGAATACAAAGATGCTCAGGGAAAACACAATTATAAGCTGGTAACTTATCTTCAACAGATACAAAAAGCCTTACTTGAATCAGCGCTTTCAAGTCATCTTCTCCACCAAGGCCCAGTTCATCTTTAGTCTTCTCTGCCTCTCTagcttctttttctgcctgaaataGCAAactagttttttaaaaagcatttcgGACAGTATTTGACAAAGCCTTACAGTAGTTACcaataacttttttttgcatctgaatACAAATTGATGCAGGAGAACATGAATGGTTTCCAAGTTTGGCCACAGATGAGAAATTGTCAAAGAAAGCCCATTCCGGCTCCACAGTTTAGTAGATCAGGTTagtttttttgcagtttcacaATGCTGAACGTGAtgtctgtccccatccctgtgacCCCCACCCACACTTATTTTGTCTTAGTAgctattacattttctttaagtcAGAGAAAGGTTACTGTGATGTGCATATAACATACTCTACAAAGTGCCCAAAAAAAACCCGGGTTGGAGAAGAGGTCCATTTAGTCCAGCATGTTATTTCACACTTGCCAGAAGGCAAGCATAATATATTTCTACCATGTATCCTTCTTCAATACAGCAACTCATAGCTTTGTAAATAAACGCAGCGCCATGCAGAACTATTAAGCCATTGTGTAtaataatgaaatgaaagaataataagCAACAGCCTATTACAActctttttaaaagcctttcacAACAATtgcaggggggcggggggggggaaggggagaacaCAGGTGATAAATGTGAAAGTCAAGGATTCTGAGAGCAAGATCTGTAACCCAGCAATCCTGTGGCAAACATTTGTCTCGAGAACAGCTGTGTTTGTTTCTACCAAGGAAGATTAAAGGCTTATCACAAATAGCGCTTCCCTTTGGTCCCTGATTAATATAACCTACCCGCCTTTTTCTTGCCATTGTTTTCTGCTTAGACTCTTCTAAAAAACATTTGTAGGATGGGACTTCTCCAGAATCGATGGCTTCCTGTATGATTTTCCTTATTCTTGGTTCATCGGTATAGTCCACACACAATACAGACTCCATTATTCTGTCCATGTCCCCCTCAAAATCCACGTACGCTGCTTTAATATCGGCGAGCTCTTCTTCCGAGTGTTTATAGCTCTTCTCAAAATCTTCGATGTCTTTCACCGTGAtctgaagcagagaggagacaCTCGAGCCGCTGGATTTACCAGGGTGCGGCGACAGCAcgcaccccccgcccccggaCAGCGCCTTCCACGAAGCTGGCAAGGGGGACACGGCCACAGCGCTGAGGCTGCGGGCTGTGCCCGCCCCGTCCCCGGGCCCACCTTGTTGAAGAGCAGCCGCCAGTACTCGTGCCAGTCGCGCTCGCCCCTCAGCGCCTCGCCCTCCTCGTCCACCGTGCCCTGCTCATCGTACAGGGCGCGCTGCGCCTCGTCGCTCAGCACGGCGTAGGCCTTGCCCAGGACCTGCGGGGAGAGGGGCGCCCGCCCCGtcggtggggggtgggggggtggtatAGTTGAATTGAAATAACTAGAGCCCGAAAGAAATTCCCTATTTATTAAGGCGGGAAAGCAAAAACAgctgggcggccggggagtCACAGCTCCATCCAGGCTCGCCAATTCCGACAAGTGACACAGCCCTCTTATCCTCAGCTTCAAGGCCGGTTTAAGCAAACAGTTATGCTTTCGGTCACGTAGCAAGAAGCTGTATATTACAAAACTAATCTGTTTTTACACAAAGGtctaaacaaagacaaaagttGTCACAGTAACATGAGATTACGGTTTAACATTGGCCTTGAGAAAGTACGTCTTGCAACCTCACGGTTAAGTCTTTTCCCGCCAGACAGAACGTTCTCCAATCTGTTGCAGCAAGATCATTCCTGCTGTTACAACCCAACCTGATCAGCAAACTACCCTCAGTTACTTATTACAGGGGGcgagccgcccgcccgcccggcccgagaggggccgcccccccccccgcgctcACCTGGAAGCGCCGCGTCGCCTCCTCCTTGTCGCCGGGCTGCGCGCGGTCGGGGTGCACGCGCAGCGAGGCGCGGCGGTAGGCGCGGCTGAGCTCCCGCCCCGAGGCCTGCCGCCGCGCGCCCAGCACGCCGTACAGGTCGGCGCTGCCGAACGCGGCCCTGcactcctccagcagccccatcGCGCCGCGCGCCTCCCGCGAGATGGGCGGCGCCGGGCCGCGCGTGCGCGGCGCGCCACGGTAGGGGCGGGGCCAGCCGGCCTTCCCGCCGCGctgcgccccgccccgccccaccccccgcGGGGCCCTGCAGCGAACCGCCGCGGGGCGGGAGCCACCGCCTGcccccgcgggggcggggggggggaaggcggGAGAAAGGGCTACACACACAAACAAGGCCAAACAGAgggccaaacaaaaaaaagccgaaggggggggggggggggggggggggcggaaatatgaaaaaaaaaaaaaaataaaagggagcAGAGCgggagaagagcagagcaggagaaaagctAACCTGTTTGGCTTTCCAGTTCCCACCACTAAACAAGCAGCTTTGGTGGCTTCTGTGGGTCCCTCAGGATGGATGAAACCCCTGATCCTGGAAAAGCTTGCCTTTCTGCTAAACCACAGACTATGAAATAGCTGAGACGCCCCAGAAGAAAACCAGCCGCTCTTCAAAACAGCtgtatttattaaatgaaaatcGACAGTTTAAGCAGTTcatacattttctgttctttacagGCTGCCCTAAACGTGACAACAGGATGGTAAAAGTGTTTGCATATATCCAAAGAAACCATGGAATAAAAGTTCAATAAAGATACTTTTATACAAAACTGACATTGTCTTTAGTTAAATGCAACATAAGTGTTGTACACAGGttgatacattaaaaaaaaaagagacggatacataaaagtattttacatttcttgtgCCTTTTGTTGAAATGCAGAACATTTCTCTTCACTACCAATACCATGGAGGGAATAAACCAC
Encoded proteins:
- the DNAJC9 gene encoding dnaJ homolog subfamily C member 9, whose translation is MGLLEECRAAFGSADLYGVLGARRQASGRELSRAYRRASLRVHPDRAQPGDKEEATRRFQVLGKAYAVLSDEAQRALYDEQGTVDEEGEALRGERDWHEYWRLLFNKITVKDIEDFEKSYKHSEEELADIKAAYVDFEGDMDRIMESVLCVDYTDEPRIRKIIQEAIDSGEVPSYKCFLEESKQKTMARKRRAEKEAREAEKTKDELGLGGEDDLKALIQKRNKDREKEMDDFLAQLEAKYGSSAKKGGKKTAARKGKK